GAGACGTCGCGGAGCGCCTCGATGGACTTCCCTCCCAGGACGTGGAGCGTGAAGGTCTTGGACAGCTTCTCGACGCGGATCAAGCGTCCCCTCCCCCGGTCACAGCTGCGACGCCACCAGGAGCTGCGTGTACCGGTGCTGCGGATCCTGGAGGATCTGGTCCGTAAGACCCGCCTCCACGATCCTTCCGTAGCGCATCACCAGCGTCCGCTGGCAAAGCAGGTGGATCACCCCCAGGTCGTGCGACACCACCAGCATCGAGAGTCGGCACTCGTCCCGGAGCGCCCGGATCATGTCCAGCACCCGGGCCTGGACGGAAAGGTCCAACCCGGTCGTCACCTCGTCCAGGAACAGGAGGACGGGGTTGTTCGAAAGCGCCTTGGCGATCTGCACCCGCTGCTGCATCCCCCCGCTGAAGTTCTTCGGCGGCTCGTCCATCCGCTCGACCGGGATCTCCGTCCGCTCCAGCAGCCCGGATGCCCTCGCTCGCATGTCGGCGACGTTGCGCCACCCGGCGCCCAGCAGCCGCTCGGCCACGTTGCCTCCGGCGCTGACCGACATCCGCAGCCCCAGGACGGGATTCTGATAGACGATCCCCATCATGGCGTTGCGAAGCTGCCGCTTCCGGAAGCTGCTCAATTCCAGAAGGTTCCGGCTCCACGCTTCGCCGTCGGGAAAGAGCCCCGGCGGCCCGCCGCCCGCGGCCTGCCGGTGAAGCGACGCCGTCCCGCCGGTGGCCTCCCATTCGAAATGGAGCAGGCGCACCAGCGTGCTTTTCCCGGAACCGCTTTCCCCGACGACGCCGAGCGCCTCGTCGGGGTACAGGTCGAACGAGACGTCGTTGCAGGCGAGGACGGAACCGCAATGGGGGCACCGGTTCGTCTCCCGATCGGGACCGGTGGCCCGCCGGCAATGCGCGCACCCCGCCCCGAAGCGTTTCGTCAATCCCCGGACGCGGATCAGCGGGTCCACTTAGCCGCCCTCTTGTCGCAGTACCCCGTATCGGAGCAGTAATGCCTTCGCTCCCCTCCTTCCCCCGCGATGACCTCGTCCAGGAACGTGTCCGCCGCGCCGCAGCGGGCGCACGATTTTCCGGAGAAATCCTCCACCCGGAAGGCGTGGTCCTCGAACTCCAGCGGCTCCACCCGCGTGTGAGGGGGGATGGCGTAGATCCGCTTTTCC
The Thermodesulfobacteriota bacterium genome window above contains:
- a CDS encoding ATP-binding cassette domain-containing protein, whose protein sequence is MDPLIRVRGLTKRFGAGCAHCRRATGPDRETNRCPHCGSVLACNDVSFDLYPDEALGVVGESGSGKSTLVRLLHFEWEATGGTASLHRQAAGGGPPGLFPDGEAWSRNLLELSSFRKRQLRNAMMGIVYQNPVLGLRMSVSAGGNVAERLLGAGWRNVADMRARASGLLERTEIPVERMDEPPKNFSGGMQQRVQIAKALSNNPVLLFLDEVTTGLDLSVQARVLDMIRALRDECRLSMLVVSHDLGVIHLLCQRTLVMRYGRIVEAGLTDQILQDPQHRYTQLLVASQL